The following are from one region of the Patescibacteria group bacterium genome:
- a CDS encoding cysteine desulfurase family protein gives MQEKKIYLDNAATTPVSEEVLKEMFPYFSVLFGNASSFHSFGHAAAAAVGLARERAAKYFGVSPEEIVFTSGATESNNLAIKGAVKRFYELNRKEDAKPHIITSSFEHHCVLDSCKAAEKEGLAEVTFLLPEADGVMDAKKVMAAIKPNTILISLMYVNNEIGTVQPIAELGELIKEENKKRGQKIIFHTDATQAIDYFDCHVDRLGVGLLSMSAHKIYGPKGIGLLYIKKGTPITKIQTGGGQEGRMRAGTLNVPGIVGLGKAISMIDSGKNKKVADLRDYLINRILKEIPDTTLNGSCELRSPNNANISFKNVEGESLLMLLDMHGIAVSTGSACSSDSLEPSHVLLSIGRKHEEAHGSIRMTLGKYNTREEIDYTVEKLKESVAKLRKVSGGVLTDFYKEKAAGRVMEDDHDH, from the coding sequence ATGCAGGAGAAAAAAATATATTTAGATAACGCGGCGACAACGCCGGTTAGCGAGGAAGTTTTAAAGGAAATGTTTCCCTATTTTAGCGTTTTGTTCGGGAATGCCTCGTCATTTCATTCTTTCGGCCACGCCGCCGCCGCCGCCGTTGGCCTGGCCCGGGAAAGGGCGGCTAAATATTTTGGCGTTAGTCCGGAAGAGATTGTATTTACGTCGGGCGCTACCGAATCCAACAACTTGGCGATTAAAGGAGCAGTCAAAAGATTTTACGAGTTAAACAGGAAAGAGGATGCAAAACCGCATATTATTACTTCATCCTTCGAGCATCATTGCGTTTTAGATAGCTGCAAGGCCGCAGAAAAAGAAGGCTTGGCCGAAGTTACTTTTTTATTGCCCGAGGCTGACGGTGTTATGGACGCGAAAAAAGTAATGGCCGCCATAAAGCCGAACACGATTCTGATTTCTCTCATGTATGTGAATAACGAAATAGGAACCGTCCAGCCGATTGCCGAACTCGGAGAGTTAATAAAAGAAGAAAATAAAAAACGCGGGCAAAAGATTATTTTTCATACTGATGCGACCCAGGCCATTGATTATTTTGACTGCCATGTCGACCGGCTGGGCGTTGGTTTATTATCAATGTCGGCTCACAAGATCTACGGCCCCAAAGGCATTGGCCTCCTGTACATAAAAAAAGGGACGCCGATTACAAAAATTCAGACCGGCGGCGGCCAGGAAGGAAGAATGCGGGCCGGGACATTAAATGTTCCGGGCATTGTCGGTTTAGGGAAAGCTATTTCCATGATTGATTCGGGAAAAAATAAAAAAGTAGCCGATCTCCGGGATTATTTGATTAATAGGATTTTAAAAGAAATCCCGGACACGACTTTAAACGGCTCCTGCGAATTGCGCTCCCCCAATAACGCCAATATTAGTTTTAAAAACGTTGAAGGCGAGAGCCTTTTGATGCTTCTCGATATGCATGGCATTGCGGTTTCAACCGGTTCGGCTTGTTCGTCCGATTCACTCGAACCATCTCATGTTCTCCTTTCAATAGGGAGAAAGCATGAAGAGGCGCACGGCTCAATCCGGATGACTTTGGGAAAGTATAATACCCGGGAAGAAATCGATTATACCGTAGAAAAATTAAAAGAATCGGTAGCCAAATTAAGAAAAGTTTCCGGAGGCGTCTTAACGGATTTTTACAAAGAAAAAGCGGCTGGCCGGGTTATGGAAGATGACCATGATCATTAA
- the nifU gene encoding Fe-S cluster assembly scaffold protein NifU, with amino-acid sequence MDYSKKLIDHFTNPRNQGKMDNPSSVGVVGNPVCGDLMKLYLDVKDGVINDIKFETLGCASAIATSSMVTELAKGKTLDEAERITRNDVADALEGLPPIKMHCSNLAADALKKAIADYREKNK; translated from the coding sequence ATGGACTACTCAAAAAAATTAATCGACCATTTTACCAATCCGCGCAACCAGGGCAAGATGGATAATCCGTCCTCGGTCGGCGTAGTCGGCAACCCGGTTTGCGGCGATTTAATGAAATTATATTTAGACGTTAAGGACGGCGTGATTAATGATATTAAATTTGAAACTTTGGGTTGCGCGTCCGCTATCGCCACTTCCAGTATGGTAACCGAATTGGCTAAAGGCAAAACTCTGGACGAAGCCGAAAGGATTACGAGGAACGACGTGGCCGACGCCTTAGAAGGCCTTCCCCCGATTAAAATGCACTGCTCTAATTTAGCGGCCGATGCCCTAAAAAAAGCCATTGCGGATTACAGGGAAAAGAATAAATAA
- a CDS encoding helix-turn-helix domain-containing protein, producing MISQKELIGLGFNKKEAKVYLALLELGPGTATEIARKAGINRTTSYDILEALSSNGLVHLLADTKVQKYAAERPEKVIGYLEKKIKETEGQLKMAQSLLPQLLSIYSTKEKPKVKFFEGVEGMREAFSDTLTAEKEILAFAVGEDMNKALGEKYFKDYFKKRTLKNVSVRVIAPDTPESRAVAANDMEEMRTSLLVPADKFYFSIEMNIYNNKIMVASWREKFAIIIESEEIAGAQKKIFELSWMGAKSIQIAE from the coding sequence ATGATCAGCCAAAAAGAGTTAATTGGGCTGGGGTTTAATAAAAAGGAAGCAAAAGTGTATTTGGCCCTATTGGAATTAGGGCCGGGAACTGCCACGGAAATTGCCCGAAAGGCCGGAATCAATCGGACGACCAGCTATGATATTTTAGAAGCGCTTTCCAGTAATGGGTTAGTGCATTTACTCGCCGATACCAAGGTGCAAAAATACGCGGCCGAACGCCCGGAAAAAGTTATTGGCTATCTGGAAAAAAAAATAAAGGAGACCGAGGGGCAGTTAAAAATGGCCCAGTCGCTTTTGCCCCAGCTTTTGTCAATTTATTCAACCAAAGAAAAACCCAAGGTAAAATTTTTTGAAGGAGTGGAAGGAATGCGGGAAGCGTTTTCCGATACTTTGACTGCCGAAAAAGAAATTTTAGCTTTTGCCGTCGGCGAGGATATGAACAAAGCTTTGGGCGAGAAATATTTTAAAGATTATTTTAAGAAAAGGACTTTAAAAAATGTTTCGGTCCGGGTAATCGCGCCGGATACGCCGGAGTCCCGGGCAGTAGCGGCGAATGACATGGAAGAAATGCGGACTTCCCTTTTAGTACCGGCCGATAAGTTTTATTTCTCGATTGAAATGAATATTTATAATAATAAAATTATGGTCGCAAGCTGGAGAGAAAAGTTTGCGATAATAATCGAGTCCGAAGAAATCGCGGGAGCCCAAAAGAAAATTTTTGAGCTCTCATGGATGGGTGCTAAAAGTATCCAAATTGCCGAGTAG
- a CDS encoding queuosine precursor transporter — protein sequence MLQFSETSFKKIVIALSLYLASLFAANTLGLKIMPFLFGSHLSVGVFSFPIVFLMTDVIGEVYGKKVARFFVLAGFLATAVFILYSFLSLAMPWSAAGLWAQAGYDQIYGISIRIAVASLAAFLIAEYQDVFTFFLFKEKWGIKNFWLRSNLSNVWSQFLDSAIFMVIAFYGIYPNNTLISIIITWWLYKVAMGAAYTPLSYIGLWLLRDKNASGKPDQIKETEATA from the coding sequence ATGCTTCAATTTTCAGAAACGTCGTTCAAAAAAATTGTTATCGCCTTGTCTTTGTACCTGGCTTCGCTTTTTGCCGCCAACACTTTAGGGCTAAAAATCATGCCCTTTCTATTCGGCTCCCATCTTTCGGTCGGGGTTTTTTCTTTTCCCATTGTTTTTTTGATGACTGATGTTATTGGCGAAGTGTACGGGAAAAAAGTGGCCCGGTTTTTTGTTTTAGCCGGTTTTCTCGCCACGGCTGTTTTCATTCTTTACTCCTTCCTTTCTCTAGCCATGCCCTGGTCCGCGGCCGGCCTTTGGGCGCAAGCCGGGTATGACCAGATTTACGGTATTTCTATCCGCATAGCAGTCGCATCTCTCGCCGCCTTCCTAATCGCCGAGTACCAGGATGTTTTCACTTTCTTTTTATTTAAAGAAAAATGGGGAATTAAAAATTTTTGGCTCCGCTCTAATTTGTCAAACGTTTGGTCTCAATTTTTAGATTCGGCCATATTCATGGTCATTGCTTTTTACGGCATCTATCCTAATAACACGTTAATCAGCATCATAATCACCTGGTGGCTTTATAAAGTCGCTATGGGCGCCGCCTATACTCCGCTTTCTTACATCGGCCTTTGGCTATTAAGAGACAAGAATGCCTCCGGAAAGCCGGATCAGATTAAAGAAACTGAAGCAACCGCATGA
- a CDS encoding coenzyme F420-0:L-glutamate ligase: protein MIVTPVKTRIFREGEDVINFILENIKPLKDGSILVVTSKIIALSERRTAVAKDERAKEKLIQEESEWSMETKHVWLTIKDGAVMPSAGIDESNANGKLILLPKDSFKTADALRKKLKKHYHVRRLGVLVTDSRTIPLRAGVSGVALGYAGFKGIRDYRKTKDIFGRKFEYSRLDLADSLASAAVIVMGEGAERQPLAVIEGAPVEFSNRVNRMELRIDIEDDMYGPLFTKLAKK from the coding sequence ATGATAGTCACACCGGTTAAAACCAGAATATTTAGAGAAGGCGAAGACGTCATTAATTTTATCTTAGAAAACATTAAACCTCTGAAAGATGGCTCAATTTTAGTTGTTACTTCAAAAATAATTGCTCTATCGGAAAGAAGGACGGCCGTTGCCAAGGATGAACGCGCTAAAGAAAAACTTATCCAAGAAGAAAGCGAGTGGTCGATGGAAACTAAGCATGTCTGGCTGACAATTAAAGATGGCGCGGTTATGCCTTCGGCCGGGATTGACGAATCAAACGCCAACGGCAAATTAATTTTACTGCCTAAAGATAGTTTTAAAACGGCTGATGCCTTAAGAAAGAAGCTAAAAAAGCATTACCATGTCAGACGTTTGGGGGTATTAGTAACTGACAGCCGGACTATTCCTTTAAGAGCCGGAGTTTCCGGCGTAGCCCTAGGCTATGCCGGCTTTAAAGGTATAAGGGATTATCGAAAGACTAAAGATATTTTTGGCCGGAAGTTCGAATATTCGCGCCTCGACTTAGCCGACAGTTTAGCGTCGGCCGCGGTCATAGTTATGGGCGAGGGAGCCGAAAGACAGCCTTTAGCAGTAATCGAAGGCGCGCCGGTAGAATTTTCAAACAGAGTTAACCGCATGGAACTGCGAATCGATATTGAAGACGATATGTATGGGCCGCTTTTTACCAAACTGGCAAAAAAATAA
- a CDS encoding YerC/YecD family TrpR-related protein: protein MAIKPDKKFDNLYKVILRLKDLNEARDFFRDLCTVSELSDLCDRWEIVQMIEKGVPYRAIAEEIGTSTATVSRVAFWLANGTGGYRTMLDRLGLNSDKHQPSSISFGKGLRLNN from the coding sequence ATGGCTATAAAACCAGACAAAAAATTCGACAACCTTTACAAGGTCATTTTGCGGTTAAAAGACTTGAACGAAGCCCGGGATTTTTTCCGGGATTTGTGCACTGTTTCCGAATTAAGCGATTTATGCGACCGCTGGGAAATTGTCCAAATGATTGAAAAAGGCGTGCCTTACCGCGCCATTGCGGAAGAAATCGGCACCTCTACCGCTACGGTCAGCCGGGTGGCTTTTTGGCTGGCTAACGGAACTGGCGGCTACCGGACAATGCTCGACCGGCTCGGTTTAAATAGCGATAAGCATCAGCCCAGCTCAATCTCTTTCGGGAAAGGGTTGCGTTTAAATAATTAA
- the hisG gene encoding ATP phosphoribosyltransferase has protein sequence MGLNIVVPDGSMKLKVMELFGKAGLPIRFEAERSNIGKVDVQWISQVVFERPQEIPDFMAEGYFDVAIAGEDWLADCNLGFPTLLSMAIGRKSNRAVNIIMAVSKENPAQTPNDLPSKSIVATEYARLAEKFFRIIDRPDIIIKPSYGNTEAKIRYGTDGIIDVTETGSSLEANGLKIIGTIMKSNTVIIANPKSLEDEKKWLKIDWFARLIEGAYIASVYMGITANVPETLLDRAAKIIGGLKGPTRAPLHGPEGWYALNSFVPKKEWDLISFELLQIGVEDIVPTWEIPCVMRSMVKIPEFSQNDCEGIGPCLACIRWEQFGGKCMGITLLKDPPYDCYVPGL, from the coding sequence ATGGGACTGAACATCGTTGTACCGGATGGATCAATGAAATTGAAAGTGATGGAGCTTTTTGGGAAAGCCGGCCTTCCTATCAGATTTGAAGCTGAACGCTCAAACATAGGGAAAGTGGATGTACAATGGATTAGCCAAGTCGTTTTTGAGCGACCCCAAGAAATTCCTGATTTTATGGCTGAAGGATATTTTGATGTTGCCATAGCAGGGGAAGACTGGCTGGCGGATTGCAACCTTGGCTTCCCGACCTTGCTTTCCATGGCCATAGGCCGGAAAAGCAATAGAGCTGTGAATATCATAATGGCAGTGTCAAAAGAGAACCCGGCTCAAACCCCTAATGATTTACCATCTAAAAGCATTGTTGCTACTGAATACGCCCGGCTGGCTGAAAAATTTTTCCGAATCATTGATCGGCCGGATATTATCATTAAACCCTCATACGGCAACACTGAAGCAAAAATCCGGTACGGGACTGACGGCATTATTGATGTAACGGAAACCGGCAGTTCGCTTGAGGCTAACGGACTAAAAATTATCGGCACAATCATGAAATCCAACACGGTCATTATCGCCAACCCAAAATCATTGGAGGATGAAAAAAAGTGGCTCAAGATAGACTGGTTTGCTCGATTAATTGAGGGCGCATATATTGCCTCAGTTTACATGGGTATTACCGCCAATGTTCCCGAAACGCTTCTTGATAGAGCGGCTAAAATCATAGGAGGACTTAAGGGGCCGACCCGTGCTCCTTTGCACGGCCCTGAAGGCTGGTACGCCCTCAACTCATTCGTTCCGAAAAAAGAATGGGACCTAATTTCATTTGAACTCCTACAAATCGGCGTTGAGGATATCGTGCCAACCTGGGAAATCCCCTGCGTAATGCGCTCCATGGTAAAAATTCCAGAATTTTCCCAAAATGATTGCGAAGGAATCGGGCCTTGTCTTGCTTGCATCCGATGGGAACAATTCGGTGGTAAATGCATGGGGATCACTTTATTAAAGGATCCTCCTTATGATTGCTATGTGCCAGGCCTTTAA
- a CDS encoding peptidoglycan DD-metalloendopeptidase family protein, with the protein MIVFFVEFAIRLFKFLVILKGIVFKALVYFYNYLGRPVLRFIFYKLVVKVYRLYLFAVKRSGLANSPTWNFINQKLIHVLMAAIAAVILFSNIADSTASQSLIANASKPILYSLIQNEFGAPIDDQLIEEKIDDQTTASPVAKNYLEGQNALKSQPRASTQEQNDEAELTLISQGGTALLKPDIVSTDKIIRARDNIINYAVADGDTVSTIAQKFGITVNTILWENNLTAYSLIRPGDQLAILPVSGVTYKVARGDTLTSIANRYGVSADDILKTNKLASAGGIRASEKLVIPGGRKIESTQYRQPTQVAYTGISILKNLIKPLSSKPIFGNKMNWPTSGYRITQYYSWRHTAIDIANKVGTPIYAADAGTVVFRGWSNGYGNNIVIDHGGGKKTRYAHLSKFYCTNGQDVEKGESIGAMGSTGWSTGSHLHFEIMINGTKYNPLNYVK; encoded by the coding sequence GTGATTGTTTTTTTTGTTGAATTCGCAATCCGGCTTTTTAAATTCCTGGTCATCTTGAAGGGCATTGTTTTTAAAGCCCTTGTTTATTTCTATAATTATCTCGGCCGGCCGGTTTTGAGATTTATTTTTTATAAGCTGGTTGTCAAAGTCTATAGGCTTTACCTTTTTGCCGTAAAAAGAAGCGGCTTGGCTAATAGCCCGACCTGGAATTTCATTAATCAGAAATTGATCCATGTATTGATGGCAGCCATTGCCGCCGTCATCCTCTTTTCTAATATCGCTGATTCCACCGCTTCCCAGTCTTTAATCGCCAATGCAAGTAAGCCGATTCTTTACAGCTTAATCCAAAACGAATTCGGAGCTCCCATAGACGACCAGCTGATTGAAGAAAAAATCGACGATCAAACTACCGCATCGCCGGTAGCAAAAAATTATTTAGAAGGCCAGAACGCGTTAAAATCCCAGCCCCGGGCTTCGACCCAGGAGCAAAACGATGAAGCCGAACTAACTTTAATTTCCCAGGGCGGAACCGCTCTTTTAAAGCCGGATATCGTATCCACCGATAAAATTATCCGGGCCCGCGATAATATTATTAACTATGCGGTGGCGGACGGCGATACGGTTTCGACCATTGCCCAGAAATTCGGCATCACCGTCAACACCATTCTTTGGGAAAATAATTTGACCGCTTATAGCTTGATTCGGCCTGGCGACCAGCTGGCGATTTTGCCGGTTTCGGGAGTAACTTACAAAGTGGCTCGCGGAGATACGCTTACCAGCATAGCCAACCGCTACGGGGTATCAGCCGACGATATTTTAAAGACCAACAAATTGGCGAGCGCTGGCGGAATCCGCGCCAGCGAAAAATTGGTCATCCCTGGCGGAAGAAAAATTGAATCCACCCAGTATCGCCAGCCGACCCAGGTCGCCTACACCGGCATTTCCATCTTAAAAAACCTAATCAAGCCTTTGAGCTCCAAGCCTATTTTCGGCAACAAGATGAATTGGCCGACTTCCGGATACCGCATCACCCAATACTATTCCTGGAGGCACACGGCCATTGATATTGCCAATAAAGTCGGAACTCCAATTTATGCCGCTGATGCCGGAACGGTTGTCTTTAGGGGCTGGTCAAACGGCTATGGAAATAATATCGTCATTGACCACGGAGGAGGAAAGAAAACCCGCTACGCCCATCTTTCAAAATTCTATTGCACAAACGGTCAGGACGTCGAAAAAGGCGAATCCATCGGCGCTATGGGCTCTACCGGCTGGTCAACCGGCTCCCATCTGCATTTTGAGATCATGATTAACGGGACTAAATATAACCCATTAAATTACGTAAAATAA
- a CDS encoding heavy metal-associated domain-containing protein yields the protein MATIKFKIKNFNCEACIELSKSMIGEIEGVKEVRIKDLGGETEVEADREIPLSEIQKALEGTNYEVVRE from the coding sequence ATGGCAACCATAAAATTCAAGATTAAAAATTTTAACTGTGAAGCCTGTATTGAGCTTTCCAAGTCCATGATCGGTGAAATCGAAGGAGTAAAAGAAGTAAGGATAAAAGATTTGGGCGGGGAAACTGAAGTGGAGGCGGATCGGGAGATTCCTCTTAGTGAAATCCAAAAGGCGCTCGAAGGGACCAATTATGAAGTAGTAAGAGAATAA
- a CDS encoding heavy metal translocating P-type ATPase, giving the protein MPKILKLNISGMHCASCAAIIERSVKKLPGVKNASVNLASEKATVIYEEDEIKTGAIIKVIEKAGYGAIAGLSEKDEAKRKEKELKTQTNKFLISLILSLPLVYFMLNGFFPTLPGRALIPYHGLISLLLTIPIQFYIGLGFYKGAWSSLKMKTFNMDSLIAIGTSTAFFYSLANLLIYASRTGSIIGQNGEMVPDLYFETAAFLITFVVLGKLLEARTKGRTSDAIKKLMGLRAKTARVVRGNQTMDLAIDEVKKGDIIIVRPGEAIPIDGQIVKGASSIDESMLTGESIPVEKSLGDNVIGGTINKTGSFEFKVTRIGEETTLAQIIKVVEEAQGSKAPIQSFADKISAYFVPIVIGLAVLTFIVWFFFLNATLAFSLMAFTAVIVIACPCALGLATPTSLMVGTGKGAEYGILIKGGEPLEAVEKINAIIFDKTGTITKGKPEVTDIVGFGKTDSDKVLSISASLEKQSEHPLAEAIFNKAEIEKNGLSEVEKFKAIPGLGVTGEISGEKYYLGNRKLISQTAKLPIGKLEAQIAKLENEGKTVMLLANEKEILGAVGVADTIRKTSREAIEKLKDMGLEVYMISGDNERTAKAIAAQAGIDYVLSEVLPEDKAKEVKKLQADGKKVAMVGDGINDAPALAQADLGIAMGSGTDVAMETGGIIIMRNDLRDVVTAFELSAETMGKIKQNMFFALFYNVIGIPIAARVFMGFGLVLKPELAGLAMALSSISVVSNSLLLRLFRPGKRNYASFVAPIIMVILFSFLFYEFAKFSSKMP; this is encoded by the coding sequence ATGCCAAAAATTTTAAAGCTTAATATTTCGGGCATGCATTGCGCGTCGTGCGCCGCGATTATTGAGCGTTCAGTTAAAAAGCTTCCGGGCGTAAAAAACGCGAGCGTTAATTTAGCTTCGGAAAAAGCTACAGTAATCTACGAAGAAGACGAAATAAAAACAGGCGCGATTATTAAGGTAATAGAAAAAGCCGGGTATGGCGCCATCGCTGGATTAAGCGAAAAAGATGAAGCTAAAAGAAAAGAAAAAGAATTAAAAACCCAGACTAATAAATTTCTAATAAGCTTGATTTTGTCTTTGCCGCTGGTTTACTTCATGCTAAACGGTTTTTTCCCAACGCTTCCCGGCCGCGCTCTTATCCCTTATCACGGCCTGATCTCACTCCTTTTAACCATCCCGATCCAGTTTTATATCGGCTTGGGATTTTATAAAGGCGCCTGGTCAAGCCTCAAGATGAAAACTTTTAACATGGATTCGCTAATTGCCATTGGCACTTCGACCGCCTTTTTCTATAGCCTCGCAAATCTTCTTATTTATGCCTCGCGCACTGGCTCGATAATCGGCCAAAACGGCGAAATGGTTCCAGACCTCTACTTTGAAACCGCCGCCTTCCTGATAACTTTCGTAGTATTAGGCAAGCTCCTTGAAGCTCGGACCAAAGGGCGGACGTCAGACGCGATAAAAAAGTTAATGGGGTTAAGGGCGAAAACCGCCCGGGTGGTGCGCGGCAATCAAACCATGGATTTGGCAATCGACGAAGTGAAAAAAGGCGATATAATTATTGTCCGGCCAGGTGAAGCCATTCCGATTGACGGACAAATAGTAAAAGGCGCCTCTTCGATTGACGAATCCATGCTGACCGGCGAATCAATCCCAGTGGAAAAGAGTTTAGGAGATAATGTTATTGGCGGGACGATTAATAAGACTGGAAGTTTTGAATTTAAGGTAACGAGAATAGGGGAAGAAACGACCTTAGCCCAGATAATTAAAGTAGTCGAAGAAGCCCAGGGATCAAAAGCGCCGATCCAGTCTTTTGCCGATAAAATAAGCGCGTATTTTGTCCCGATAGTAATCGGCTTAGCTGTCCTTACTTTTATCGTCTGGTTCTTTTTCCTAAACGCCACCCTTGCCTTCTCGTTAATGGCCTTTACCGCCGTTATTGTTATTGCCTGCCCTTGCGCCCTGGGACTCGCTACGCCAACCTCTCTCATGGTCGGAACCGGTAAAGGCGCCGAGTACGGCATCCTGATTAAAGGCGGAGAACCTTTGGAAGCAGTAGAAAAGATAAACGCCATTATTTTTGATAAAACCGGGACGATAACTAAAGGCAAACCGGAAGTAACCGATATTGTGGGGTTTGGGAAAACTGATAGTGATAAAGTATTATCCATTTCCGCCAGTTTAGAGAAACAATCCGAGCATCCTTTAGCCGAAGCGATATTTAACAAAGCTGAAATAGAAAAGAATGGATTGAGCGAAGTGGAAAAATTTAAGGCAATTCCGGGGCTGGGCGTAACGGGCGAAATCAGCGGAGAAAAATATTATTTAGGCAACCGAAAATTAATTTCTCAAACCGCTAAACTGCCAATCGGAAAGCTGGAAGCGCAGATCGCAAAACTGGAAAATGAAGGAAAAACCGTAATGCTTTTAGCTAATGAAAAAGAAATCTTAGGCGCGGTCGGCGTAGCGGATACTATCCGGAAAACTTCCCGCGAGGCGATCGAAAAATTAAAGGATATGGGACTCGAAGTCTATATGATTTCCGGCGATAATGAACGGACCGCTAAAGCGATTGCCGCGCAAGCAGGAATCGATTACGTCTTATCTGAAGTATTGCCCGAAGACAAGGCAAAAGAGGTTAAAAAATTGCAGGCGGACGGAAAGAAAGTCGCCATGGTTGGAGACGGTATTAATGACGCTCCGGCTTTGGCGCAAGCTGATTTAGGCATTGCCATGGGTTCCGGGACCGACGTGGCTATGGAAACCGGCGGCATCATAATCATGCGAAATGATTTGCGCGATGTCGTAACCGCCTTTGAACTGTCCGCGGAAACAATGGGTAAAATAAAGCAGAATATGTTTTTTGCCCTGTTCTATAACGTTATCGGCATCCCGATTGCCGCCCGGGTATTTATGGGCTTTGGCTTAGTCCTAAAACCGGAACTAGCCGGCCTGGCTATGGCTTTAAGCTCAATATCCGTGGTCTCCAACTCCCTTCTCCTTCGCCTCTTTCGGCCAGGGAAAAGAAATTACGCCTCCTTTGTCGCGCCGATTATTATGGTAATTTTATTTTCGTTTCTCTTCTACGAATTTGCGAAATTTAGCTCCAAGATGCCGTAG
- a CDS encoding Rrf2 family transcriptional regulator produces MKFSTRAEYGLKAIINLANAYPEQKSISEIGKEENISLKYLERLMGEFRKNNLVKSTKGKTGGYALVKRPSQVAVGEVIEIIEGSISPMKCVGVACSLKHKCPSAKVWEKLGGQIRKTLYGIKLNTLIK; encoded by the coding sequence ATGAAGTTTTCTACGCGAGCTGAATATGGGCTAAAGGCAATAATTAATCTGGCTAACGCCTATCCGGAGCAAAAAAGCATTTCGGAAATCGGGAAAGAAGAGAATATTTCCTTAAAGTATTTGGAACGCCTGATGGGCGAGTTCAGAAAGAATAATCTGGTAAAAAGCACTAAAGGAAAGACTGGAGGATACGCCTTAGTGAAGAGGCCGTCGCAAGTGGCGGTTGGAGAAGTAATCGAAATTATCGAAGGTTCGATTTCGCCGATGAAATGCGTGGGCGTAGCTTGCAGCCTGAAGCACAAATGCCCTTCAGCCAAAGTCTGGGAAAAGCTCGGAGGACAGATCAGAAAAACTCTATACGGCATAAAGTTAAACACTTTGATTAAATAA
- a CDS encoding DNA-directed RNA polymerase subunit alpha C-terminal domain-containing protein — MVNIEILEKKVKDLGLSTRAYLTLRHLEVVTVLDLLRKTRQELLHCKNFSWKSWAEVEHVLADLGLELKPY; from the coding sequence ATGGTCAATATTGAAATTCTGGAAAAAAAGGTTAAGGACTTGGGCTTATCTACACGGGCTTACCTGACTCTGCGCCATTTGGAGGTGGTTACGGTTTTGGACCTCCTCCGAAAAACGCGGCAGGAGCTCCTCCACTGCAAAAACTTCAGCTGGAAATCCTGGGCCGAGGTGGAGCACGTCCTGGCTGATCTCGGGCTGGAGTTGAAGCCTTACTAG